The Planctomycetia bacterium genome has a window encoding:
- a CDS encoding sigma-70 family RNA polymerase sigma factor — protein MTTGSPRCGPVVLPWRGRNRKSIVDMEPDELLREFVRQRHMLYGYVFALTADHNVSEDVLQEIGVSILNERKRGTEPENVLLWLRGLARHRVADHYRHAATRERREMQFEKFADIVDRAFVENATEGGDEHDQLELLKACIKELTERVRTLVELKYGSGKSIEEIASAVSWTSASVKVALSRARRSLADCVGRKSRREEALR, from the coding sequence GTGACGACCGGGTCGCCGCGCTGCGGCCCGGTCGTGTTGCCGTGGCGCGGTCGCAACCGAAAGTCGATCGTTGATATGGAGCCCGACGAGCTACTCCGCGAGTTCGTGCGACAACGCCACATGCTCTATGGCTACGTCTTCGCACTCACGGCCGACCACAACGTCTCCGAAGACGTTCTGCAGGAAATCGGCGTCTCGATTCTGAACGAACGAAAACGAGGCACGGAACCCGAAAACGTCCTTCTGTGGTTGCGAGGCTTGGCGCGACATCGCGTTGCCGACCACTATCGCCATGCCGCGACTCGCGAACGCCGTGAAATGCAGTTCGAGAAATTCGCCGATATCGTAGATCGGGCTTTCGTCGAGAATGCAACCGAGGGGGGCGACGAGCACGATCAACTCGAACTTCTCAAAGCGTGCATTAAAGAATTGACGGAACGAGTTCGAACGCTCGTCGAATTGAAATACGGCTCAGGCAAGTCGATCGAGGAGATCGCCTCGGCCGTGTCTTGGACTTCCGCCTCGGTCAAGGTTGCCCTGTCGCGCGCTCGACGTTCTTTGGCCGATTGCGTAGGTCGTAAATCGCGCCGCGAGGAGGCACTTCGATGA
- a CDS encoding FecR family protein — MTFDELMDAYLLREISAEQFAELQELLDADPVARSRFVQTSLLEARLHHALGSTLFETASSSQRLAFAKPAGRMFQRGIAGLRRLDLAAVAVLAVVAVAIFYVARPNATPGAVVISGTLTVDGAPRTRVVDGSTLVVSGQEQVIIELADGTRATLYPGTELTIRGSVDNARQAVQLHSGGGRFDVGRSGDSFRADTPLGSAVARGTQFTAVLRSSRSLFLYVAEGKLQFDGEGQAFSLGTGETRIVGQDEGSAPPSVAADIQVEEGWIQTVDAVSKTFVVGGRNEHRTTFHVAILAEGNREAAQVYLDGKRTTFDEAIKPQRKATVTFVKTGDEPWVWKVEVISALK; from the coding sequence ATGACGTTCGATGAACTCATGGATGCGTATTTGCTCCGAGAGATCTCCGCAGAGCAATTCGCGGAACTGCAAGAACTGCTCGACGCGGATCCCGTTGCTCGCAGTCGTTTCGTGCAGACCTCGCTGCTCGAGGCGCGGCTTCATCATGCGTTAGGGAGCACGCTATTCGAGACGGCTTCTTCCAGCCAACGCTTGGCCTTCGCGAAGCCGGCCGGTCGCATGTTTCAGCGTGGTATCGCCGGCCTACGGCGACTGGATTTGGCGGCGGTCGCGGTGTTGGCTGTCGTCGCCGTCGCGATTTTCTACGTCGCTCGCCCGAACGCTACTCCGGGAGCGGTCGTGATTTCGGGAACGCTCACGGTCGACGGCGCGCCTCGCACGCGAGTCGTCGATGGTTCTACCTTGGTCGTTTCCGGTCAGGAACAGGTGATCATCGAGCTTGCGGACGGAACTCGGGCCACGCTCTATCCCGGCACCGAGTTGACGATTCGCGGGTCCGTCGATAACGCTCGCCAAGCCGTTCAACTCCATTCCGGCGGCGGGCGATTCGATGTCGGTCGCAGCGGCGATTCTTTTCGAGCCGACACGCCGCTGGGTTCGGCCGTGGCGCGCGGCACGCAATTCACCGCGGTGCTTCGTTCGTCGCGGAGTTTGTTTCTTTACGTCGCCGAAGGGAAGCTGCAATTCGACGGCGAAGGCCAAGCGTTTTCGCTGGGCACAGGCGAAACTCGCATCGTCGGTCAAGACGAGGGCTCCGCCCCGCCGAGTGTCGCCGCTGATATTCAAGTCGAAGAAGGTTGGATTCAAACCGTCGACGCGGTCTCGAAGACGTTCGTCGTTGGGGGCCGAAACGAGCATCGGACGACGTTTCACGTCGCGATTCTCGCGGAGGGGAATCGAGAAGCGGCGCAAGTGTATCTCGACGGGAAAAGGACCACCTTCGACGAAGCGATAAAACCGCAGCGAAAAGCAACCGTGACGTTCGTGAAGACAGGCGACGAGCCTTGGGTTTGGAAGGTCGAAGTTATTTCGGCACTGAAGTAG
- the rlmN gene encoding 23S rRNA (adenine(2503)-C(2))-methyltransferase RlmN, which yields MATSAGPILRRPLELASFFRANGFSFVTADLRHLFDLPRAELSQLLASWGFASVHAVRLWRYLYRELTTDFATMVELPRRLRERLAVETSLALPTVAATSSSDEGATSKYLLELDSQSKIETVLMRYARRATACLSSQAGCALGCVFCATGQAGFTRNLSTAEIVGQALLVERELRAADASSRMSQTRRRALLGNLVFMGMGEPLLNYEAVMRAIEILGDSAGFAIGGKQTTLSTVGIVPGIVRLADERRPFSLAVSLHAATQEERAAIVPAARAWPLEAVIEACRYYATKLSAAKLDRKIFFEWTLIAGKNDGPEQARRLVEMLRGIPAQINVIPLNATAGYDGIAGSVEAARRFQAWLRAAGLPTTIRRHRGLDVAGGCGQLAGAT from the coding sequence ATGGCGACGAGCGCGGGCCCGATTCTTCGTCGGCCGCTCGAACTCGCCTCTTTCTTTCGAGCGAATGGTTTCTCTTTCGTGACCGCCGACCTGCGACATCTTTTCGACCTGCCGCGCGCGGAGCTTTCGCAGTTGCTCGCCTCGTGGGGCTTTGCCTCCGTGCATGCCGTGCGGCTTTGGCGCTACCTCTATCGCGAGCTCACGACCGACTTCGCAACGATGGTCGAGCTTCCGCGCCGCTTGCGCGAGCGTTTGGCCGTGGAAACCAGCCTCGCACTGCCGACGGTTGCCGCGACGAGCAGCTCCGACGAAGGGGCGACGTCGAAGTATCTACTCGAACTCGATTCGCAATCGAAAATCGAAACCGTTCTGATGCGTTACGCGCGTCGGGCCACGGCGTGCCTCAGTTCGCAAGCCGGCTGCGCGCTTGGTTGCGTCTTTTGCGCGACGGGACAAGCCGGCTTTACGCGCAATCTTTCGACGGCGGAAATCGTCGGCCAAGCGCTGCTGGTGGAACGCGAACTCCGCGCTGCCGACGCGAGCTCCCGGATGTCGCAGACGCGCCGGCGTGCGTTGCTCGGCAATCTCGTCTTCATGGGGATGGGAGAGCCGCTCTTGAATTACGAGGCCGTGATGCGGGCGATCGAAATTCTCGGCGACTCCGCCGGCTTCGCGATCGGCGGCAAACAAACGACCCTCAGCACGGTCGGCATCGTGCCGGGCATCGTTCGCTTGGCCGACGAGCGGCGTCCGTTCTCGTTGGCCGTCTCGCTGCATGCGGCGACGCAAGAAGAGCGCGCGGCGATCGTGCCCGCGGCGCGTGCTTGGCCGCTCGAGGCCGTGATCGAGGCCTGCCGCTATTACGCGACGAAGCTCAGTGCGGCGAAGCTCGATCGCAAGATCTTCTTCGAGTGGACCCTCATCGCCGGCAAGAACGACGGACCGGAGCAGGCGCGGCGCCTCGTCGAAATGCTGCGCGGCATCCCGGCGCAGATCAACGTGATCCCGCTCAATGCCACGGCCGGCTACGACGGCATCGCGGGCAGCGTCGAAGCGGCTCGCCGTTTTCAAGCGTGGCTGCGTGCCGCCGGCCTGCCGACGACGATCCGCCGACATCGCGGCCTCGACGTCGCCGGCGGCTGCGGGCAACTCGCCGGCGCGACGTGA
- the alaS gene encoding alanine--tRNA ligase — MKTDELREKYLDFFVSKGCTRRPSDVLVPRWDPSVLFTPAGMNQFKDHFLGKCKLEYTKATTCQKCLRTGDIDNVGRTAYHHTFFEMLGNFSFGDYFKRDAIHWAWEFLTDKKWLGLPADKLTVTVYLDDDEAAGIWHKDIGLSNDRIERMGEDDNFWPAGAPTAGPDGVCGPCSEIFYHPDGGPKSVEIWNLVFTQFNRVGTPPNNLRPLPSKNIDTGMGLERIASVMQGVETNYHIDILRPLVEAAGDICSRKYDPANDDGRRLRRIADHVRACSFAVHENVYPDKQKQGYVIRRLLRRAVLDGRQMGLTQPFLHKLVPVVADMMKNSYPELQETIASVSKVIEREEQSFFTTVDAGLNRIDKVFDEMKAKNKPMVPGRDAFDMYQTHGFPPELFETIAAEHNLTFDWAGFKKAMEEHGKISNVGERIVFASGPLDALKKAMHGTTFLGYEKLEAEGKIVGLIAQDKLVDQVDEIGHAKPIVVVLDQTPFYGESGGQVGDIGEILGEGFAFEVIDTQKEGGFMLHVGHLRAGVVRQGAKATATVNPERRQAIRRAHSATHLMHYALQKYVSKDALQRGSKVSGDELRFDFGHPTQVPKEKLADIENEVNAKIAEAAPINWKNLPIAEARKEGAMMLFGEKYPDVVRMVSMGDFSKELCGGTHLDNTGQVGLFKIVSEENVAAGTRRITAVTGRAALERTRKQEALLNEAASELKSSVDDLPKRVAALVKEVKELKKQLATGVRAGGPTVDQMLADAKTVGATKIVAAEIPGGTGDTLRAIIDQLRQKQPSIAAILGATDDEGKVVLVAGITHDLQAKKMHAGNWVKAAATVVGGSGGGRPDMAQAGGKHPEKLAEALSEGLAAMTKQLGA, encoded by the coding sequence ATGAAGACCGACGAACTGCGTGAGAAGTACCTGGATTTCTTCGTCTCGAAGGGTTGCACGCGCCGCCCGAGCGACGTGCTGGTTCCCCGCTGGGATCCGTCGGTCCTGTTCACGCCGGCCGGCATGAATCAGTTCAAAGACCACTTCCTCGGCAAGTGCAAGCTCGAATACACGAAGGCCACGACGTGCCAGAAATGTCTTCGTACCGGCGACATCGACAACGTGGGGCGGACCGCCTACCACCACACGTTCTTCGAGATGCTCGGCAACTTCAGCTTCGGCGACTACTTCAAGCGCGACGCCATCCATTGGGCCTGGGAATTCCTCACCGACAAGAAGTGGCTCGGCCTCCCGGCCGATAAGCTCACCGTCACCGTGTATCTCGACGACGATGAAGCGGCCGGCATCTGGCACAAAGACATCGGCCTCTCGAACGACCGCATCGAGCGCATGGGCGAAGACGACAACTTCTGGCCGGCCGGCGCGCCGACCGCGGGCCCCGACGGCGTTTGCGGCCCTTGCAGCGAAATCTTCTACCATCCGGACGGCGGCCCGAAGAGCGTCGAGATCTGGAACCTCGTCTTCACGCAGTTCAACCGGGTCGGCACTCCGCCGAACAATCTGCGTCCGCTGCCGAGCAAAAACATCGACACCGGCATGGGCCTCGAGCGCATCGCCTCGGTCATGCAAGGGGTCGAGACGAACTACCACATCGACATTCTGCGCCCGCTCGTCGAAGCGGCCGGCGACATTTGCAGCCGGAAATACGATCCCGCGAACGACGACGGCCGGCGCCTGCGCCGCATCGCCGACCACGTGCGCGCCTGCTCGTTCGCCGTGCATGAAAACGTGTATCCCGACAAGCAAAAGCAAGGCTACGTGATTCGCCGCTTGCTGCGCCGCGCCGTGCTCGACGGTCGGCAAATGGGCCTCACGCAGCCGTTCTTGCACAAGCTCGTGCCGGTCGTCGCCGACATGATGAAGAACTCTTATCCCGAGCTCCAAGAGACCATCGCTTCGGTCTCGAAAGTGATCGAGCGCGAAGAGCAAAGCTTCTTCACCACCGTCGACGCCGGGCTCAACCGCATCGACAAGGTCTTCGACGAGATGAAGGCGAAGAACAAGCCGATGGTCCCCGGCCGCGATGCCTTCGACATGTACCAAACGCACGGCTTCCCGCCGGAGTTGTTCGAGACGATCGCCGCCGAACACAACCTCACGTTCGATTGGGCCGGCTTCAAGAAGGCGATGGAGGAGCACGGCAAAATCTCCAACGTCGGCGAACGGATCGTGTTCGCCAGCGGGCCGCTCGATGCGCTAAAGAAGGCGATGCATGGCACCACGTTCCTCGGCTACGAGAAGCTGGAAGCCGAAGGGAAGATCGTCGGCCTGATCGCACAAGACAAGCTCGTCGACCAAGTCGATGAGATCGGGCATGCGAAACCGATCGTCGTCGTGCTCGATCAAACACCGTTCTACGGCGAAAGCGGCGGACAAGTCGGCGACATCGGCGAGATCCTCGGCGAAGGTTTTGCCTTCGAAGTGATCGACACGCAAAAAGAAGGGGGCTTCATGCTCCACGTCGGCCATCTGCGCGCGGGCGTCGTGCGACAAGGGGCGAAAGCGACCGCGACCGTCAATCCGGAACGGCGGCAAGCGATTCGCCGCGCTCACTCCGCGACGCATCTGATGCACTACGCGCTGCAAAAGTACGTCAGCAAAGATGCCTTGCAACGGGGCTCGAAAGTCTCCGGCGATGAGCTTCGTTTCGACTTCGGCCACCCGACGCAAGTGCCGAAGGAAAAGCTCGCCGACATCGAAAACGAAGTGAACGCCAAGATCGCCGAGGCCGCGCCGATCAACTGGAAGAACTTGCCGATCGCCGAGGCCCGCAAGGAAGGGGCCATGATGCTCTTCGGCGAGAAGTATCCCGACGTCGTCCGCATGGTCTCGATGGGAGACTTCAGCAAAGAACTTTGCGGCGGCACGCACCTGGACAACACCGGACAAGTCGGTCTGTTTAAGATCGTGAGCGAAGAGAACGTCGCCGCGGGAACGCGCCGCATTACGGCCGTTACCGGGCGTGCGGCACTCGAGCGCACGCGCAAGCAAGAGGCGCTCCTTAACGAAGCGGCTTCCGAACTCAAGTCGTCCGTCGACGATCTGCCGAAGCGGGTCGCGGCGCTCGTCAAAGAAGTGAAAGAGCTCAAGAAGCAGCTCGCGACCGGCGTTCGCGCCGGCGGCCCGACCGTCGATCAGATGCTCGCCGATGCGAAGACGGTCGGCGCGACGAAGATCGTCGCCGCCGAGATTCCCGGCGGAACGGGCGATACGCTCCGTGCGATCATCGACCAGTTGCGACAGAAGCAACCGAGCATCGCCGCGATTCTCGGCGCGACGGACGACGAAGGCAAAGTCGTGCTGGTTGCCGGAATCACACATGATCTCCAAGCGAAAAAGATGCACGCGGGCAACTGGGTCAAGGCGGCCGCCACGGTCGTCGGCGGCAGCGGCGGCGGTCGTCCCGACATGGCTCAGGCCGGCGGAAAGCACCCGGAAAAACTCGCGGAAGCACTCAGCGAAGGGCTCGCCGCGATGACGAAGCAACTCGGAGCGTAA
- a CDS encoding trypsin-like peptidase domain-containing protein, translating to MNGLLDSRLVLSLTLISLLSVAAPAPAQEPSGLQAAIALEQVLTQAIERAEKSVVSIARFHQEEVGLRDFRPEIMPRPGMLPFDPTMQTPTNPDFVPNDFATGVIVDKAGFVVTNLHAIDGPGEIWVTTIARRPLRAAIVATDARSDLAMLRVDGIPTDMPFPPIKFGDGSKLKKGQIVLALGNPYAIARDGQVSASWGIIANLSRKSAPDLKAEDPRDRKKTIHHFGTLIQTDAKLNLGTSGGALLNLQGEMIGLTTSQAAVAGFEQAAGYAMPIDELFLRVVDTLKQGKKVDYGLLGVSSSALTPGERAAGVRGVRVETVRNGSPAERAGLFPGDIITQISGKPIDDVDGLMLLVGKQPAGNVTSIAVERDGRLFPINVTLAKFEVRGKNISTAPEPIWRGLRVDFPSAHPELDPQFNQGFRVGTSCVLAYEVDPNSAAWAAGVRRGMLITHVKNVPVDNPQEFYDRTKQLKGEVELRIGAMPTQPPVVKVGE from the coding sequence ATGAACGGCTTGCTCGACTCTCGGCTCGTTTTGTCGCTCACCTTAATCTCGCTGTTGTCCGTTGCAGCCCCCGCTCCGGCTCAAGAGCCGAGCGGGCTGCAAGCGGCGATCGCCTTGGAGCAAGTGCTGACCCAGGCGATCGAGCGGGCGGAAAAGTCGGTCGTCAGCATCGCCCGCTTCCATCAAGAAGAGGTCGGGCTGCGCGACTTCCGGCCGGAAATCATGCCCCGCCCCGGCATGCTCCCTTTCGACCCGACGATGCAGACTCCGACGAATCCGGACTTCGTCCCCAACGATTTCGCGACCGGCGTCATCGTGGATAAAGCCGGCTTCGTGGTGACGAACTTGCACGCGATCGACGGCCCCGGCGAGATCTGGGTCACCACGATCGCGCGCCGGCCGCTACGAGCCGCGATCGTCGCGACGGATGCTCGGAGCGACCTCGCGATGCTGCGCGTCGACGGCATTCCGACCGATATGCCGTTTCCGCCGATCAAGTTCGGCGACGGCTCGAAGCTGAAGAAGGGACAGATCGTGCTGGCGCTCGGCAACCCCTACGCGATCGCGCGCGATGGGCAAGTGAGCGCCAGTTGGGGAATCATCGCGAACCTCTCGCGCAAGTCGGCCCCGGATTTGAAAGCCGAAGACCCCCGCGACCGCAAGAAGACGATCCACCACTTCGGCACCCTCATTCAAACCGACGCCAAGCTCAATCTCGGCACCAGCGGCGGCGCACTGCTGAATTTGCAAGGGGAGATGATCGGCCTGACCACTTCGCAAGCCGCCGTGGCCGGCTTCGAGCAGGCGGCCGGCTATGCCATGCCGATCGATGAACTTTTCTTGCGCGTCGTCGACACGCTCAAGCAAGGGAAAAAGGTCGACTACGGCCTGCTCGGCGTTTCGTCGTCGGCTTTGACTCCCGGCGAACGAGCGGCCGGCGTCCGAGGCGTGCGCGTCGAGACCGTTCGCAACGGCTCCCCTGCCGAACGGGCCGGGCTGTTTCCCGGCGACATCATCACGCAAATCTCCGGGAAGCCGATCGACGACGTCGATGGCTTGATGCTCCTCGTCGGCAAGCAGCCGGCCGGCAACGTGACGAGCATCGCCGTCGAGCGCGACGGCCGACTCTTTCCGATCAACGTCACGCTCGCGAAGTTCGAAGTCCGCGGCAAAAACATCTCGACCGCTCCCGAACCGATCTGGCGCGGGCTGCGCGTCGACTTCCCTTCGGCCCATCCCGAGCTCGACCCGCAATTCAATCAAGGCTTTCGAGTCGGCACGTCTTGCGTGTTGGCCTACGAAGTCGATCCGAATTCCGCCGCCTGGGCCGCCGGCGTGCGCCGCGGGATGCTGATCACGCATGTGAAGAACGTCCCGGTCGATAACCCCCAAGAGTTTTACGACCGGACGAAGCAGCTGAAGGGGGAAGTCGAACTCCGCATCGGCGCCATGCCCACGCAACCGCCGGTCGTGAAGGTCGGCGAGTAG
- the recA gene encoding recombinase RecA, translating to MAKKDKDAGSKGSKGKLPASAMETLLSNNPTLKNTLSQIEKEFGEGTIMPLGGESLLKIECIPTGSLSLDIALGGGGLPRGRIIEIFGPESSGKTTIALHVIAQAQKTGGIAAFIDAEHALDPSWAKKLGVELESLLVSQPSSGEEAMNITEMLVKSNAVDVIVIDSVAALVPKKELDGEMGDSFVGLQARLMSQAMRKLTGCISKSKTVVIFINQIREKIGVMFGSPETTPGGRALKFYCSCRIDVRRIGQLKEGEDVVGQRVRTKVVKNKVAPPFKLAEFDMMHTNGISYEGDVLDLAILQKIVVRAGAWFRYGDMQLAQGREKAKAYLNEHPELTEELRQKVLMAGVAGLAVAAEKEPGDDDEGSPDEE from the coding sequence ATGGCCAAAAAAGACAAAGACGCCGGTTCCAAGGGAAGCAAAGGGAAGCTCCCCGCCTCGGCGATGGAAACCCTTCTCAGCAATAACCCGACCCTGAAAAACACCCTTTCGCAGATCGAAAAAGAGTTCGGCGAAGGAACGATCATGCCCTTGGGGGGCGAGAGCCTGCTGAAGATCGAATGCATCCCGACCGGGAGCCTCTCGCTCGACATTGCGCTGGGCGGCGGCGGGCTACCGCGCGGACGGATCATCGAAATCTTCGGCCCCGAATCGAGCGGCAAGACGACGATCGCTCTGCACGTGATCGCACAGGCCCAAAAAACGGGCGGAATCGCGGCCTTTATCGACGCCGAACATGCGCTCGACCCGAGTTGGGCTAAGAAGCTCGGCGTGGAATTGGAATCGCTCTTGGTCAGCCAACCTTCGAGCGGCGAAGAGGCGATGAACATCACGGAAATGCTCGTCAAAAGCAACGCCGTGGATGTGATCGTCATCGACTCGGTCGCCGCGCTGGTTCCGAAGAAGGAGCTCGACGGTGAAATGGGGGATTCGTTCGTCGGCTTGCAGGCCCGGCTCATGAGCCAAGCGATGCGGAAGCTCACCGGCTGCATCTCCAAAAGCAAGACGGTCGTGATCTTCATCAATCAGATCCGCGAGAAGATCGGCGTGATGTTCGGCAGCCCGGAAACGACCCCCGGCGGTCGGGCCTTGAAGTTCTATTGCTCCTGCCGGATCGACGTTCGCCGCATCGGCCAACTCAAGGAAGGGGAAGACGTCGTCGGCCAACGGGTTCGCACGAAAGTCGTGAAAAACAAGGTCGCTCCTCCGTTCAAGCTCGCCGAGTTTGATATGATGCATACCAACGGCATCAGCTATGAAGGAGACGTCCTCGACCTCGCGATTCTGCAAAAGATCGTGGTTCGTGCGGGTGCTTGGTTCCGCTACGGCGACATGCAACTCGCCCAAGGGCGCGAGAAGGCGAAAGCCTATCTCAACGAGCATCCGGAACTAACGGAAGAATTGCGGCAGAAGGTTCTCATGGCGGGGGTCGCCGGCTTGGCGGTCGCTGCCGAAAAAGAGCCGGGCGACGACGACGAAGGCTCTCCCGACGAAGAATAA
- a CDS encoding MBOAT family protein — protein sequence MLFSSYTFILLFLPLTLSGFFAAGRFGRKPALLWLLAASLFFYGYWSPPFLALLALSMAFNYGMGRSLEVGSLTARTRKLLLYIAVGGNLGLLGYYKYADFAYGTFCRWSGHEYSSLGILLPLGISFFTFQQVGYIVDRYRNVHLDYDLIDYMLFVVYFPQLIAGPIVSHRDIIPQFHDPEILRPRADRFAIGLSIFFVGLFKKCVVADELARFVGPAFAMTAEGTTLPMYEAWIALLAYTFQLYFDFSGYSDMAVGLGRTCGLQMPLNFDSPYKAVSVIDFWRRWHITLSLFLRDHLYIPLGGGRCGTARRYTNLFLTMLLGGLWHGAGWGFILWGAMHGALLVVNHAWRAVRKAWLPSTVWDALPFRLLAGAVTFLSVSLAWVLFRAGDLDAALRYFTALFQFHDLSFTARFDAAKAWGWLSLAAFIVWCVPNTHQLFRSLEEASTRRATQSADEALPAGGILAWRFSPLHAGAIALLAIASLVNMGRVQEFLYFQF from the coding sequence GTGCTCTTCAGTTCCTACACGTTCATCCTGCTGTTTCTACCGCTGACGCTCAGTGGTTTTTTCGCGGCCGGACGATTCGGGCGTAAGCCGGCGCTGCTCTGGTTGCTGGCCGCGTCGCTCTTTTTCTATGGGTATTGGAGCCCGCCGTTTCTGGCGCTGCTCGCCCTTTCCATGGCCTTCAACTACGGCATGGGACGGTCTCTCGAAGTCGGCAGCCTGACGGCCCGAACGCGCAAGCTTTTGTTGTACATCGCCGTCGGGGGCAACCTCGGCTTGCTCGGCTATTACAAGTATGCCGACTTCGCCTACGGCACGTTTTGTCGCTGGTCGGGCCACGAGTATTCGTCGCTCGGCATTCTCTTGCCGTTGGGCATTTCGTTCTTCACGTTTCAGCAAGTCGGCTACATCGTCGATCGTTATCGCAACGTCCACCTCGATTACGACCTGATCGACTACATGCTGTTCGTCGTCTATTTTCCGCAACTGATCGCGGGCCCGATCGTCAGCCATCGCGATATCATCCCGCAGTTTCATGATCCTGAGATTCTCCGCCCGCGCGCCGATCGGTTCGCGATCGGTTTGTCGATCTTCTTCGTCGGGTTGTTCAAGAAGTGCGTGGTGGCGGACGAGTTGGCGAGGTTCGTCGGTCCGGCATTCGCCATGACCGCCGAAGGGACGACCCTGCCGATGTACGAAGCGTGGATCGCGCTGCTCGCATATACGTTTCAATTGTACTTCGATTTCTCCGGCTACTCCGATATGGCGGTCGGCCTCGGTCGGACTTGCGGCTTGCAGATGCCGCTCAATTTCGATTCCCCTTACAAGGCCGTGAGCGTCATCGACTTTTGGCGGCGCTGGCATATCACGTTGTCGCTGTTTCTCCGCGACCATTTGTATATTCCGCTCGGAGGCGGTCGTTGCGGAACCGCGCGACGCTATACGAATCTTTTTCTCACGATGCTCTTAGGCGGATTGTGGCATGGCGCAGGCTGGGGCTTCATCCTCTGGGGCGCGATGCATGGTGCGCTGCTGGTCGTGAACCATGCGTGGCGTGCCGTGCGCAAGGCGTGGCTGCCTTCGACCGTGTGGGACGCGCTCCCCTTTCGCTTGCTCGCGGGTGCCGTCACGTTTCTGTCCGTGAGCTTGGCCTGGGTGCTCTTTCGCGCCGGCGATCTCGACGCTGCGCTGCGCTATTTCACCGCGCTGTTTCAATTCCACGATCTTAGCTTCACGGCTCGTTTCGACGCCGCGAAGGCGTGGGGCTGGCTCTCCTTAGCGGCGTTCATCGTGTGGTGCGTGCCGAATACACATCAACTATTTCGCAGTCTGGAAGAAGCCTCGACGCGTCGCGCTACGCAAAGCGCCGACGAAGCGCTTCCGGCAGGCGGCATCTTGGCCTGGCGCTTCAGCCCGCTGCACGCCGGCGCGATTGCCCTACTCGCCATCGCGTCGCTGGTGAACATGGGCCGGGTTCAAGAATTTCTTTACTTTCAGTTCTAA
- the thpR gene encoding RNA 2',3'-cyclic phosphodiesterase: MSRRLRMFIAIELSPSITGRVQKLITELSAAEARVKWVETKYLHLTLKFLGNVDEMDLPELCKALDAVADDIAPFDIEAGGVGAFPDPRFARTLWLGLLRGAEEIMDLHAKLDARLRPLGYRSEERAFKPHLTIGRVQDSEQGVFDDLAARLAALKDFHGGVTDVCDISLYASDPRRSGPVYDALHTAELSGK; encoded by the coding sequence ATGTCGCGTCGCCTCCGGATGTTTATCGCCATCGAGCTATCCCCCTCGATCACGGGTCGGGTTCAAAAGCTCATCACCGAGCTTTCGGCCGCCGAGGCCCGCGTGAAGTGGGTCGAAACGAAGTACTTGCATCTGACTCTGAAGTTCCTCGGCAACGTCGACGAGATGGACCTGCCGGAACTCTGCAAGGCGCTCGATGCCGTGGCCGACGACATCGCGCCGTTCGACATCGAGGCAGGCGGAGTCGGAGCGTTTCCCGATCCCCGCTTCGCCCGCACGCTCTGGCTCGGGCTCTTGCGCGGAGCCGAAGAGATCATGGACCTCCACGCGAAGCTCGACGCCCGACTGCGGCCGCTCGGCTACCGCTCGGAAGAACGGGCCTTCAAGCCGCACCTGACGATCGGGCGCGTGCAAGACAGCGAACAAGGAGTGTTCGACGATCTCGCGGCTCGCCTCGCAGCGCTGAAAGACTTTCACGGCGGCGTGACGGATGTCTGCGACATATCGCTTTACGCCAGCGACCCACGCCGCAGCGGCCCGGTCTACGACGCACTGCATACGGCGGAGCTAAGCGGCAAGTAA